One window of Paenibacillus sp. FSL K6-3182 genomic DNA carries:
- the guaA gene encoding glutamine-hydrolyzing GMP synthase yields MTKQNEIIVVLDFGGQYNQLIARRIRDLGVYSELLPYNTSVERIRELQPKGIVFSGGPASVYEENSPMVDPEIYDLNIPIFGICYGMQLMSHQLNGKVERAGKREYGKAEVEFVEGSQIGFGLDKVQTVWMSHGDHVVELPEGFKVDASTDHAPVAAMSNPDRGFFAVQFHPEVRHSEFGNEMIRNFLYNVCDCDGKWTMESFIEDAIRDIRNEVGDKKVLCALSGGVDSSVVAILLHKAIGDQLTCMFIDHGMLRKGEAEGVMETFVGKFDMKVLKIDAQERFLGKLKGVEDPEQKRKIIGNEFIYVFQEESDKLDDFEFLAQGTLYTDIVESGTATAQTIKSHHNVGGLPEDIKFKLIEPLKALFKDEVRKVGEECGLPEAIVWRQPFPGPGLAIRVLGEVTEDKLHIVRESDAILRDEIAKAGLDREIWQYFTALPNMKSVGVMGDARTYSYTVGIRAVTSIDGMTADWARIPWDVLEKISVRIVNEVDNVNRIVYDVTSKPPATIEWE; encoded by the coding sequence ATGACTAAGCAAAATGAAATCATCGTTGTACTCGATTTTGGAGGACAATATAACCAACTTATTGCGCGCCGTATTCGTGATTTGGGCGTATATAGCGAGCTATTGCCGTATAACACGTCGGTAGAACGGATCCGTGAACTACAGCCGAAGGGTATCGTATTCTCGGGAGGACCGGCAAGCGTTTATGAGGAAAATTCACCAATGGTTGACCCTGAGATTTATGATTTGAACATTCCAATTTTCGGTATCTGCTACGGTATGCAGCTTATGTCGCATCAGCTTAATGGTAAGGTTGAGCGCGCTGGCAAACGTGAATACGGAAAAGCAGAAGTAGAATTTGTGGAAGGTTCGCAAATCGGCTTTGGCTTAGATAAAGTTCAAACCGTTTGGATGAGCCACGGCGACCACGTAGTTGAGCTGCCTGAAGGCTTCAAAGTAGATGCAAGCACGGATCATGCTCCTGTTGCAGCGATGAGCAATCCAGACCGCGGATTCTTTGCCGTTCAATTCCACCCAGAGGTTCGTCACTCTGAATTCGGTAATGAAATGATTCGCAACTTCCTTTACAATGTTTGTGATTGTGATGGCAAATGGACGATGGAATCGTTCATTGAAGATGCTATTCGTGATATTCGTAATGAAGTTGGCGACAAAAAAGTACTATGCGCGCTTTCCGGCGGCGTAGATTCTTCTGTTGTAGCTATTCTTCTTCACAAAGCGATCGGCGATCAGCTTACTTGTATGTTTATCGACCACGGCATGCTCCGCAAAGGTGAAGCTGAAGGCGTTATGGAAACATTCGTAGGCAAATTTGATATGAAAGTGCTCAAAATCGACGCGCAAGAGCGTTTCCTTGGCAAGCTGAAGGGCGTAGAAGATCCAGAGCAAAAACGTAAAATTATCGGCAACGAATTTATTTATGTGTTCCAAGAAGAGTCGGACAAGCTGGATGACTTTGAATTTTTGGCACAAGGCACACTTTACACAGACATCGTGGAGAGCGGTACAGCTACAGCTCAAACGATTAAATCTCACCACAATGTTGGCGGTTTGCCTGAGGACATTAAGTTTAAACTTATCGAGCCTCTTAAAGCGCTATTCAAGGATGAGGTTCGTAAAGTCGGCGAAGAATGTGGCCTTCCAGAAGCTATCGTATGGCGTCAGCCATTCCCAGGTCCGGGTCTTGCGATTCGTGTCCTAGGCGAAGTAACAGAGGACAAGCTTCATATCGTTCGTGAGTCGGATGCGATTCTTCGTGATGAAATTGCAAAAGCTGGTCTTGACCGTGAAATTTGGCAATACTTCACTGCGCTTCCGAACATGAAGAGCGTAGGCGTTATGGGCGATGCTCGTACGTATTCGTACACAGTTGGTATCCGCGCCGTAACTTCAATCGACGGAATGACAGCAGACTGGGCACGTATCCCTTGGGATGTGCTTGAGAAAATATCCGTACGTATCGTTAATGAAGTAGACAACGTTAACCGTATCGTCTACGACGTAACTTCGAAACCGCCTGCTACAATTGAGTGGGAATAG
- a CDS encoding CPBP family intramembrane glutamic endopeptidase — protein sequence MITTDSFTVKRPIVALILIELMLMIFVAGGSAYVSIAELTHPLAPFLGFIPIALFLVIYMTVKKRWSTFYFSGVSKLTKQQWLEYLPLLLVLIVLLIANKGFQPASFSFFAYMLLSQLFLVGFVEETLFRGMMLRILMPKGKMTAVIVSSALFGVTHALQALGGQSIEDTLLQIGYAFIVGFVLAMLVVRNRAILLTILFHGLHNFLNFTGNDPGTHLYDYLVIAILAVQLIWLLSSSKKNSINTNTIYT from the coding sequence ATGATTACAACGGACAGCTTTACAGTTAAAAGACCTATTGTTGCGCTTATTCTAATCGAGCTTATGCTGATGATTTTTGTAGCCGGCGGCAGCGCCTATGTATCGATTGCTGAACTTACGCATCCACTCGCTCCATTTCTAGGCTTTATTCCGATAGCATTATTTCTAGTAATCTATATGACGGTAAAAAAACGTTGGAGCACCTTTTATTTCAGCGGTGTTTCCAAGCTTACAAAGCAGCAATGGCTTGAATATCTTCCTCTGCTGCTCGTTTTAATCGTCTTATTGATCGCTAACAAAGGCTTTCAACCCGCTTCCTTCTCGTTTTTCGCTTATATGCTGCTGTCACAGCTGTTCTTAGTAGGATTTGTAGAGGAAACATTGTTCCGGGGAATGATGCTGCGGATTCTAATGCCAAAAGGAAAAATGACAGCTGTCATCGTCTCCAGCGCGTTGTTTGGTGTCACACACGCTTTGCAGGCGCTTGGCGGCCAATCGATAGAGGATACTCTTTTGCAAATTGGATATGCGTTTATAGTGGGCTTTGTATTGGCGATGCTGGTCGTTCGGAACCGCGCCATCCTGCTCACAATCCTTTTCCACGGCTTGCACAATTTCCTTAACTTCACAGGCAATGATCCAGGCACACATCTATACGACTATCTCGTCATCGCTATTCTTGCCGTTCAATTAATTTGGCTGCTTTCTTCCTCCAAAAAAAATTCGATTAACACAAACACCATTTACACCTAG
- a CDS encoding PadR family transcriptional regulator → MIELVTLGMLMQGKMSGYDIKKITEQSIGIFYKMSYGSLYPGLKRLVESAYVTEEETNDSKNKKIYSITSEGQKHFMQWLREPLQSNKREYLIKIFFYDYLDEPTKKQNLMAYQQNIARNIAQMEAVQSIVSKELEQLEDKNAYYYRVSVMHYGSHFFKMENEFLKKIIEKEEF, encoded by the coding sequence ATGATCGAGCTAGTTACTTTAGGAATGCTGATGCAAGGAAAAATGAGCGGATATGATATTAAAAAAATAACAGAGCAATCAATCGGGATCTTTTACAAAATGAGCTATGGAAGCCTGTACCCCGGACTTAAGCGTCTAGTGGAAAGTGCATACGTGACAGAAGAAGAAACGAATGACAGCAAAAACAAAAAGATTTACAGCATTACAAGCGAAGGGCAGAAACATTTTATGCAGTGGCTAAGAGAACCCCTTCAATCGAACAAACGCGAGTATCTCATTAAAATCTTCTTTTACGATTACCTTGATGAGCCTACGAAAAAACAAAACTTAATGGCGTATCAACAAAACATCGCGCGCAACATCGCACAAATGGAGGCTGTTCAGTCCATCGTGTCCAAGGAGCTGGAGCAGCTCGAAGATAAAAACGCTTATTATTACCGCGTATCTGTCATGCATTACGGCTCGCATTTTTTCAAGATGGAAAATGAATTTTTAAAAAAAATAATAGAAAAAGAGGAATTCTAA
- a CDS encoding permease, with product MLAGHFGLAAIVKTMEPKVPLWVLMASTQLLDIAFIPLLLTGSESIDKIGDGGYGEAVIHADYTHSLTGALLIAVAAALISWRIWNKRSAAVIGSLVFSHWLIDLLVHRSDMPLLPGNLGGFPLLGFGLWELPAISAILELSLVLTGAGLYLWSIKKRTAKQKYAGSTASKPTVRTYGAGWIMAVFLILTFAADYFSL from the coding sequence ATGCTGGCTGGACATTTTGGACTTGCGGCCATTGTAAAAACGATGGAGCCCAAGGTACCCTTGTGGGTTTTGATGGCTAGCACACAGCTTCTCGATATCGCATTTATCCCGCTCCTGCTCACAGGGTCAGAATCTATTGATAAAATAGGCGACGGTGGTTATGGTGAAGCTGTTATCCATGCTGACTATACGCATTCTCTGACTGGAGCTTTGCTAATAGCGGTTGCTGCTGCTTTAATTTCATGGCGGATATGGAATAAGCGAAGTGCAGCCGTCATTGGCTCACTGGTCTTCAGCCATTGGTTGATTGACCTGCTTGTTCATCGCAGCGACATGCCGCTCCTGCCCGGAAATTTAGGCGGTTTCCCTCTACTCGGCTTCGGACTCTGGGAACTGCCGGCAATTAGCGCCATATTAGAGCTGTCCCTAGTTCTAACGGGTGCCGGCTTGTATTTATGGTCCATTAAGAAACGAACGGCAAAGCAAAAGTATGCTGGTTCCACTGCCTCTAAACCAACGGTACGAACCTATGGCGCAGGCTGGATCATGGCGGTATTCCTAATTCTTACATTTGCGGCCGATTATTTCTCACTCTAA